One Malania oleifera isolate guangnan ecotype guangnan chromosome 10, ASM2987363v1, whole genome shotgun sequence genomic region harbors:
- the LOC131166736 gene encoding uncharacterized protein LOC131166736 translates to MKPSAFIGSTGLIRVENWIWEIEKILAILCCIDEQKVLYATFKLIGEAERWWESVKLLETQRLMSVAMTWGHFREVFFERYFLATVRNAKMEEFMIPTQGQLTIQQYAVRFIELSCFAPFMVPDKARKTWKFERGLKKEIRK, encoded by the coding sequence ATGAAGCCTTCTGCCTTCATAGGGAGTACAGGCCTGATCCGAGTAGAGAATTGGATttgggagatcgagaagatcttggctATTCTATGTTGCatagatgagcagaaggtgctctATGCGACGTTCAAGTTGAttggagaagccgagagatggtgggaatcggTGAAGCTGCTCGAGACACAGAGATTAATGTCGGTGGCGATGACATGGGGCCatttcagagaggtgttctttgagcggtATTTTCTAGCCACGGTCAGGAATGCgaagatggaggagtttatgaTCCCGACTCAGGGGCAGCTAACGATACAACAATATGCTGTCAGATTCATAGAGCTGTCTTGCTTTGCTCCGTTTATGGTACCAGATAAGGCGAGAAAAActtggaagtttgagaggggtctgaagaaggagattcGGAAGTAG